A region from the Rosa rugosa chromosome 6, drRosRugo1.1, whole genome shotgun sequence genome encodes:
- the LOC133716360 gene encoding uncharacterized protein LOC133716360, which produces MQRSIWVVFLALLLILLFGVGSAFCFYPDIGSSEVSEFESVLNSVMAPKSVLRGTKRLLKQCATERHETREAIEQRRPKSNRVSLGGDQCDQVKSDRWKTMCHAAQIPEASNECENVNGFEHSEELFRGDDQNITEVIPQEAAWTAMDYAEGHDSESEMQQMDNCDNITAVSEYGHHQVRSERWRELCRLRITNKNQISSTSECGNANATVNQNLLLRQNLHANNGGTTDALLDLNGNDHSQFLQTHDMRGECSHSFGQASYQRSKQGLIVKYEDSSDNTYTCDHCNASFWFGEALKRSSSNAPLIYTNCCKKGEIAIRQSKPTPTFLETLLNPNNGPESKLFRENIRVYNSMFSFTSMGATIDRKINIGTGPHVFKISGQVHHLMGSLLHSDGECPKYAQLYIYDTKNEVSNRINAIDPTHINNNIKADIVRGLIKMFDETNELVKEFRTMRDKFEDESLVSLNMTILNRQPTDSKQYEEPTTEEIGGLIVGDIGKHNSNKDIIIESNNGHLQRISKIHPKYMSLQYPILFPYGEDGYTLNLMFAQ; this is translated from the exons ATGCAAAGGAGTATCTGGGTTGTTTTTTTGGCACTGCTCCTGATTCTGTTATTTGGTGTTGGTTCAGCGTTCTGTTTTTATCCAG ATATTGGGAGTAGTGAGGTATCTGAATTTGAAAGTGTTTTGAATTCAG TGATGGCGCCGAAAAGTGTGCTAAGAGGAACAAAAAGGTTGTTAAAACAGTGTGCTACTGAAAGACATGAAACTAGAGAGGCAATTGAGCAGAGAAGGCCTAAATCTAATCGTGTTTCTCTTGGCGGAGATCAGTGTGATCAAGTTAAATCAGATAGATGGAAAACAA TGTGTCACGCCGCACAAATTCCTGAAGCATCAAATGAATGTGAGAATGTCAATGGATTTGAACACTCTGAGGAACTATTTCGAGGTGACGATCAAAATATTACAGAAG TTATCCCTCAAGAAGCTGCTTGGACAGCAATGGATTACGCTGAAGGTCATGATAGTGAAAGCGAAATGCAACAAATGGATAATTGTGACAATATTACTGCAGTTAGTGAATATGGACATCATCAAGTTAGATCAGAGAGATGGAGAGAAT TGTGTAGGTTAAGAATAACAAATAAGAACCAGATTTCATCGACTTCTGAATGTGGGAATGCCAATGCAACTGTGAACCAAAATTTGCTTCTTCGTCAAAACTTGCATGCTAATAATGGAGGTACAACTG ATGCATTGCTGGATTTGAATGGAAATGATCACTCCCAATTTCTGCAGACTCATGATATGAGAG GTGAATGCTCACATTCATTTGGTCAAGCATCATATCAAAGAAGCAAGCAAG GATTAATCGTGAAATACGAAGATTCAAGTGATAACACTTATACATGTGATCATTGCAATGCATCTTTTTGGTTTGGAGAAGCTCTTAAGAGATCATCTTCAAATGCGCCTCTTATTTATACAAATTGTTGTAAAAAAGGTGAAATTGCAATTCGACAATCAAAACCAACACCAACTTTTCTTGAAACATTATTGAATCCAAATAATGGTCCAGAAAGCAAGCTTTTTAGAGAAAATATCAGAGTCTATAATTCAATGTTTTCTTTTACATCAATGGGAGCAACAATTGATCGTAAAATAAACATTGGAACAGGTCCTCATGTTTTTAAAATTAGTGGCCAAGTACACCATTTAATGGGTTCGTTATTACATTCTGATGGAGAATGTCCTAAATATGCTCAATTATACATATATGATACAAAAAATGAAGTTTCGAATCGTATTAATGCTATTGACCCTACtcatattaataataatattaaagcAGATATTGTTAGAGGACTCATTAAAATGTTTGATGAAACCAATGAATTAGTGAAAGAATTCCGAACAATGAGAGATAAATTTGAAGATGAATCTTTAGTTTCATTAAATATGACTATACTCAATCGTCAACCTACTGACAGTAAGCAATATGAAGAACCGACAACTGAAGAAATTGGTGGCTTAATAGTAGGTGATATTGGAAAACATAATTCAAATAAGGATATTATTATTGAATCAAACAATGGACATTTACAACGTATCTCTAAAATACATCCAAAATATATGTCATTACAATATCCAATACTTTTTCCGTATGGTGAAGATGGATATACACTAAATTTG ATGTTTGCACAGTAG
- the LOC133713893 gene encoding pentatricopeptide repeat-containing protein At3g49240, mitochondrial-like: protein MALSKPSFLTHLKTLAKPPHLRRHTPPSFLSLRSLSFATPEDAAADRRRRKRRLRIEPPISPLHRSQQQQQPPKPQNPNSPKLPEPVSALSGNRLNLHNKILTLIRRNDLEEAALYTRHSIYSNCRPTIYTVNSVLAAQLRQSKYSDLLSLHRFITQAGVAPNIVTHNLIFQTYLDCRKPDTAMEHYKQLINDAPFNPSPTTYRILIKGLVDNAKLERAMELKEEMVDVKGFEPDPVVYHYLMVGCVRNSDSDGVFRLYEELKEKLGGEVEDGVVIVIGSLMKGYFIKEMEKEAMECYEQASKVKMNAVAYNSVLEALCGYGKFDEALKLFDRMREEHSPPRRFTVNLGSFNVMADGYCAQGRFKEAVEVFRKMGEYRCDPDTLSFNNLIQHLCSNGMLSEAEEVYGEMGDKGVNPDEYTYSLLMDTCFEENRPDDAAEYFRKMVDEKLRPNLAVYSRLADGLVKVGKVDEAKSFFDLMGKKLKMDVASYQFIMKALSDAGKFDEVLNVVDTLLEDEWIELNEELQEFIKGELRKDGREDELGKLIEEKERLKAEAKAKEIEEAEAAKRSRSAAVSSLLPSSLFGKKETGSTEATEKVGEAASASVEAAPAADTNSAEQAVKGESSDEESKSEGANEPVVA from the coding sequence ATGGCTCTCTCCAAACCCTCCTTCCTCACCCACCTCAAAACCCTAGCCAAACCCCCCCACCTCCGCCGCCACACACCCCCCTCATTCCTCTCTCTGCGCTCCCTCTCCTTCGCCACCCCCGAAGACGCCGCCGCCGACCGCCGCCGCCGCAAGCGCCGCCTCCGCATCGAGCCCCCAATCTCCCCCCTCCACCGctcccaacaacaacaacaacccccaaaaccccaaaaccctaaCTCCCCCAAGCTCCCCGAACCCGTCTCCGCTCTCTCCGGCAACCGCCTCAACCTCCACAACAAAATCCTCACCCTCATCCGCCGCAACGACCTCGAAGAAGCCGCCCTCTACACCCGCCACTCCATCTACTCCAACTGCCGCCCCACCATCTACACCGTCAACTCCGTCCTCGCCGCCCAGCTCCGCCAGTCTAAGTACTCCGACCTCCTCTCCCTCCACCGCTTCATCACCCAGGCCGGCGTCGCCCCCAACATCGTCACCCACAACCTCATCTTCCAGACCTATCTCGACTGCCGGAAACCCGATACTGCTATGGAGCATTACAAGCAGCTCATCAACGACGCGCCGTTTAATCCTTCTCCGACGACCTACCGGATTCTGATCAAAGGGTTGGTGGACAATGCCAAGCTGGAGAGGGCCATGGAGCTCAAGGAGGAGATGGTTGATGTCAAGGGTTTCGAGCCGGACCCGGTTGTGTATCACTATCTGATGGTGGGGTGTGTGAGGAATTCGGATTCGGATGGGGTGTTTCGGCTTTACGAGGAGTTGAAGGAGAAGCTGGGAGGGGAGGTGGAGGATggggttgtgattgtgattgggAGTTTGATGAAGGGGTATTTCATCAAGGAAATGGAGAAGGAGGCAATGGAGTGTTATGAACAGGCTTCGAAGGTGAAGATGAATGCGGTGGCGTATAACTCGGTGTTGGAGGCTTTGTGTGGGTATGGGAAGTTTGATGAGGCGTTGAAGTTGTTTGATAGGATGAGGGAGGAGCATTCCCCGCCGAGGAGGTTTACGGTGAATTTGGGGAGCTTTAATGTGATGGCGGACGGGTATTGTGCGCAGGGGAGGTTTAAGGAGGCGGTTGAGGTTTTTAGGAAGATGGGGGAGTATAGATGTGACCCGGATACGTTGTCGTTTAATAATTTGATTCAGCATTTGTGTAGCAATGGGATGCTGAGTGAGGCTGAGGAGGTTTATGGGGAGATGGGGGACAAGGGGGTGAACCCGGATGAGTATACTTACTCTTTGTTGATGGATACTTGTTTTGAGGAGAATAGGCCTGATGATGCGGCTGAGTATTTTAGGAAAATGGTGGATGAGAAGTTGAGGCCGAATTTGGCTGTTTATAGTAGGTTGGCTGATGGGTTGGTTAAGGTGGGGAAGGTTGATGAGGCGAAATCGTTTTTTGATCTTATGGGGAAGAAGCTGAAGATGGATGTTGCGAGCTATCAGTTTATAATGAAGGCATTGAGTGATGCAGGGAAATTTGATGAGGTGCTTAATGTTGTGGATACATTGTTGGAGGACGAATGGATTGAATTGAATGAGGAGTTGCAGGAGTTCATCAAAGGGGAGCTGAGAAAGGATGGGAGAGAGGATGAATTGGGAAAGCTGATAGAGGAGAAGGAAAGGCTGAAGGCTGAGGCTAAGGCGAAGGAGATTGAGGAAGCAGAAGCAGCAAAGAGAAGTAGAAGTGCTGCTGTCTCCTCGTTACTTCCGTCTAGTTTGTTTGGGAAGAAAGAGACAGGGTCTACAGAGGCCACTGAAAAAGTAGGTGAAGCTGCCTCAGCTTCTGTGGAGGCTGCTCCAGCTGCTGACACGAACTCGGCAGAGCAAGCAGTCAAAGGTGAAAGTTCAGATGAAGAATCCAAAAGCGAGGGTGCAAACGAGCCGGTAGTGGCTTGA